A window from Solanum stenotomum isolate F172 chromosome 5, ASM1918654v1, whole genome shotgun sequence encodes these proteins:
- the LOC125866105 gene encoding SEC1 family transport protein SLY1-like, translated as MALNLRQKHTECITRMLNLNQPVNAGGTANEEVYKIIIYDRFCQDILSPLIHVKDLRKHGVTLYFLIDKDRKPVHDVPAVYFVQPTHLNVQRIISDASSSLYDSFHLNFSSSIPRPLLEDLASGTINSESIERIAKVHDQYLEFVTLEDNLFSLAYKNCYLQLNDPSAGDKEIDEIVEKIVSGLFSVLATLAVVPVIRCPRGGPAEMVASLLDQRLRDHLLAKNNLFSEGANFTSSFQRPVLCLFDRNFELSVAIQHDFRYRPLVHDVLGLRLNRLNVQEDKGGMKSYELDRSDPFWMANWSLEFPEVAVKIESQLGKYKKDVEEVNKRTGGSGGTEFDGTDLVGNTKHLMNAVNSLPELTERKQVIDKHTNIATSLLGEIKERSLDSYAKKESDMLVRGGIDRNELLGVLKGKGSKADKLRFAIIYLISTESMPQSEVEMIEAALRESEIDTSAFQYVKKIKSLNVSFASANSASTSNIVDWAEKLYGQSISAVTAGVKNLLSSDHQLALPRAVEALMEGKPNPENESYLLLDPRAPKSSSASSSGHLKGPFKEAIVFMIGGGNYVEYGSLQEFANRQQPVKHIIYGTTEILTGGEFIEQLGVLGQKMGLGSSGAVPTH; from the exons ATGGCGCTCAATCTTCGTCAAAAACATACAG AGTGTATCACGCGGATGTTGAATCTGAATCAGCCGGTGAATGCTGGTGGCACCGCCAACGAGGAGGTTTACAAAATCATCATTTACGATCGGTTCTGTCAGGACATTTTATCGCCGTTGATTCATGTGAAGGACCTCCGTAAGCACGGAGTTACCCTCTATTTCCTCATTGACAAGGATCGTAAGCCTGTTCACGATGTTCCTGCTGTATATTTCGTCCAACCCACTCACCTCAATGTCCAGCGCATCATTTCCGATGCATCCAGCTCTCTTTACGATTCTTTCCATTTGAATTTTTCGTCTTCCATTCCTAGACCTTTGCTCGAGGATCTCGCTTCAG GTACGATTAATTCAGAGTCGATTGAGAGGATCGCGAAAGTGCATGATCAGTACTTGGAGTTTGTCACGCTTGAGGATAATTTGTTCTCCCTTGCCTACAAGAACTGTTATCTTCAGTTAAATGATCCCTCAGCTGGGGATAAGGAAATTGATGAGATTGTTGAAAAGATTGTGAGTGGGTTGTTTAGTGTGTTGGCTACTCTTGCTGTTGTCCCTGTCATCAGGTGCCCTCGTGGTGGGCCTGCTGAGATGGTGGCATCCCTGTTGGATCAGCGACTGCGAGATCATTTGTTGGCGAAGAACAATTTGTTTTCAGAGGGTGCAAATTTCACTAGCTCATTTCAGAGGCCAGTTTTGTGTTTATTTGATCGGAATTTTGAATTGTCAGTAGCGATACAGCATGATTTTAGGTATAGGCCACTTGTTCATGATGTGCTTGGGTTGAGATTGAACAGATTAAATGTGCAAGAAGACAAGGGTGGGATGAAATCCTATGAGTTAGACAGGTCTGATCCATTTTGGATGGCCAACTGGTCATTGGAGTTTCCAGAGGTTGCAGTGAAGATAGAGTCTCAATTGGGGAAGTACAAGAAGGATGTTGAGGAGGTAAATAAACGAACAGGGGGGAGCGGAGGGACTGAGTTTGATGGAACAGACTTGGTTGGCAATACTAAACATTTGATGAATGCTGTAAATTCCCTACCTGAGTTGACTGAGCGAAAGCAAGTGATTGATAAGCACACAAATATTGCTACTTCATTACTGGGCGAGATCAAAGAGAGATCCCTTGATTCGTATGCTAAAAAAGAGAGTGATATGCTGGTGAGAGGCGGGATTGATCGTAATGAGCTCCTTGGAGTGCTCAAGGGAAAAGGGAGTAAAGCGGATAAGCTGCGATTTGCTATAATTTATCTAATCTCAACTGAAAGTATGCCTCAATCTGAAGTCGAAATGATTGAAGCAGCACTTAGGGAGTCCGAGATCGATACCAGTGCTTTTCAGTATGTTAAGAAGATAAAATCATTGAATGTCTCTTTTGCGTCAGCAAATTCTGCAAGTACGAGTAACATTGTTGATTGGGCTGAAAAACTCTATGGGCAGTCAATCAGTGCTGTTACTGCAGGTGTGAAGAATCTTTTATCCAGTGATCATCAACTGGCTTTACCGAGAGCAGTAGAGGCATTAATGGAGGGGAAGCCAAATCCTGAAAATGAATCTTATCTTCTTCTTGATCCTCGTGCACCAAAGTCAAGCTCTGCATCTAGTAGCGGTCATCTAAAAGGACCATTTAAAGAAGCTATAGTGTTTATGATAGGTGGTGGAAACTACGTGGAGTATGGAAGCTTGCAAGAATTTGCCAATCGCCAACAGCCAGTCAAGCATATCATATACGGGACAACAGAAATTCTTACAGGAGGTGAGTTTATTGAGCAGCTTGGAGTACTGGGGCAGAAGATGGGACTGGGAAGCAGCGGAGCTGTACCTACCCATTGA